From the Burkholderia ubonensis genome, one window contains:
- a CDS encoding electron transfer flavoprotein subunit alpha/FixB family protein, producing the protein MTILVIAEHDNASIKAATLNTVAAAQKIGGDIHVLVAGHNAQGAADAAAKIAGVSKVLLADAPQLAEGLAENVEATALNIAKDYSHILAPATAYGKNIAPRIAAKLDVAQISDITAVDSADTFERPIYAGNAIATVQSSDPIKVITVRATGFDPVAAEGGSAAVEKIDAAADAGKSQFVSREVTKLDRPELTSASIIVSGGRGLGSGENYTKVLEPLADKLQAALGASRAAVDAGYVPNDYQVGQTGKIVAPQLYIAVGISGAIQHLAGMKDSKVIVAINKDPEAPIFSVADYGLVGDLFTLVPELVSALG; encoded by the coding sequence ATGACGATTCTGGTGATTGCAGAACACGACAACGCGTCGATCAAGGCCGCGACGCTGAACACGGTGGCGGCGGCGCAGAAGATCGGCGGCGACATTCACGTGCTGGTCGCGGGCCACAACGCGCAGGGCGCGGCGGACGCAGCAGCGAAGATCGCGGGTGTGTCGAAGGTGCTGCTGGCCGACGCGCCGCAGCTGGCCGAAGGCCTCGCGGAAAACGTCGAGGCGACGGCGCTGAACATCGCGAAGGATTACTCGCACATCCTCGCGCCGGCGACCGCCTACGGCAAGAACATCGCGCCGCGCATCGCCGCGAAGCTGGACGTCGCGCAGATCTCGGACATCACGGCGGTCGATTCGGCCGACACGTTCGAGCGCCCGATCTACGCGGGCAACGCGATCGCGACGGTGCAGTCGAGCGACCCGATCAAGGTGATCACGGTGCGTGCGACGGGCTTCGATCCGGTTGCGGCGGAAGGCGGCAGCGCGGCGGTCGAGAAGATCGACGCGGCAGCGGACGCCGGCAAGTCGCAATTCGTCAGCCGTGAAGTGACGAAGCTGGACCGTCCGGAGCTGACGTCGGCCAGCATCATCGTGTCGGGCGGCCGCGGCCTGGGCAGCGGCGAGAACTACACGAAGGTGCTGGAGCCGCTGGCCGACAAGCTGCAAGCGGCACTCGGCGCATCGCGCGCCGCAGTGGATGCCGGCTACGTGCCGAACGACTACCAGGTCGGCCAGACCGGCAAGATCGTCGCGCCGCAGCTGTACATCGCGGTCGGCATCTCGGGCGCGATCCAGCATCTGGCGGGCATGAAGGATTCGAAGGTGATCGTCGCGATCAACAAGGATCCGGAAGCGCCGATCTTCAGCGTCGCAGACTACGGTCTCGTCGGCGATCTGTTCACGCTCGTGCCGGAGCTCGTGAGCGCGCTGGGCTGA
- a CDS encoding electron transfer flavoprotein subunit beta/FixA family protein, whose product MKILVPVKRVVDYNVKVRVKSDNTGVDIANVKMSMNPFDEIAVEEAVRLKEAGVATEIVAVSVGVAQAQETLRTALAIGADRAILVESNDSVEPLAVAKILKALVDKEQPQLVILGKQAIDDDSNQTGQMLAALAGLPQATFASKVTIADGRATVAREVDGGAETLSLTLPAVVTTDLRLNEPRYVTLPNIMKAKKKPLETVKPEDLGVDVTPRLKTLKVAEPPKRAAGVKVPDVKTLVEKLKTEAKVL is encoded by the coding sequence ATGAAAATCCTGGTGCCAGTGAAAAGAGTGGTCGATTACAACGTGAAGGTCCGCGTGAAGTCGGACAACACGGGCGTCGACATTGCGAACGTGAAGATGTCGATGAACCCGTTCGACGAAATCGCCGTTGAAGAGGCGGTGCGCCTGAAGGAAGCGGGCGTGGCGACGGAAATCGTCGCGGTGTCGGTCGGCGTTGCGCAGGCGCAGGAAACGCTGCGCACGGCGCTGGCGATCGGCGCGGACCGCGCGATCCTCGTCGAGTCGAACGACAGCGTCGAGCCGCTCGCCGTCGCGAAGATCCTGAAGGCGCTGGTCGACAAGGAGCAGCCGCAACTGGTGATCCTCGGCAAGCAGGCGATCGACGACGATTCGAACCAGACCGGCCAGATGCTCGCTGCGCTCGCGGGCCTGCCGCAGGCGACGTTCGCGTCGAAGGTGACGATCGCCGACGGCCGTGCGACGGTCGCGCGCGAAGTCGACGGCGGCGCGGAAACGCTGTCGCTGACGCTGCCGGCGGTGGTCACGACCGACCTGCGCCTGAACGAGCCTCGCTACGTGACGCTGCCGAACATCATGAAGGCGAAGAAGAAGCCGCTGGAAACGGTCAAGCCGGAAGACCTCGGCGTGGACGTGACGCCGCGTCTGAAGACGCTGAAGGTGGCCGAGCCGCCGAAGCGCGCGGCCGGCGTGAAGGTGCCGGACGTGAAGACGCTGGTCGAGAAGCTGAAGACCGAAGCCAAGGTGCTGTAA
- a CDS encoding methionine ABC transporter permease, whose translation MLSEMFDMFVQSFWETLIMVGISGVVGALVGLPLGVLLYLTDRQGVLQNLSVNRVLGGFVNAVRSTPFIILLVAVIPFTRLVTGSSIGTAAAVVPLTLAAAPFIARLVETALREVDRGLIEAAQSMGATTSQIVFKVLLPESLPGIVAGLTITFVSLVGYSAMAGAIGGGGLGDLGIRYGYQRYLPEVMWTVVAILIVFVQIVQSFGDWLVRRLSHK comes from the coding sequence ATGTTGAGTGAAATGTTCGACATGTTCGTGCAGTCGTTCTGGGAGACGCTGATCATGGTCGGCATCTCGGGCGTGGTCGGCGCGCTCGTCGGGCTGCCGCTCGGCGTGCTGCTGTACCTGACCGATCGTCAGGGCGTGCTGCAGAACCTCTCGGTGAACCGCGTGCTCGGCGGCTTCGTGAACGCGGTGCGCTCGACGCCGTTCATCATCCTGCTGGTCGCGGTGATCCCGTTCACGCGGCTCGTCACGGGCTCGTCGATCGGCACCGCGGCGGCGGTCGTGCCGCTGACGCTCGCGGCCGCGCCTTTCATCGCGCGCCTCGTCGAGACCGCGCTGCGCGAGGTGGACCGCGGGCTGATCGAGGCCGCGCAGTCGATGGGCGCGACGACGTCGCAGATCGTGTTCAAGGTGCTGCTGCCGGAATCGCTGCCGGGCATCGTCGCGGGGCTGACGATCACGTTCGTGTCGCTGGTCGGCTATTCGGCGATGGCGGGCGCGATCGGCGGCGGCGGGCTCGGCGATCTCGGGATCCGCTACGGCTACCAGCGCTACCTGCCGGAAGTGATGTGGACGGTGGTCGCGATCCTGATCGTGTTCGTGCAGATCGTGCAGTCGTTCGGCGACTGGCTCGTGCGACGGCTCAGCCACAAGTAA
- a CDS encoding methionine ABC transporter ATP-binding protein has product MIELRNLSQRFPGPNGWVEALHNVNLTIPKGEVFGIIGRSGAGKSTLVRTINLLTRPTEGNVVVGGRDLTLLPTRDLREARREIGMIFQHFNLLSSRTVFDNVALPLELAGASRADIEAAVLPLLDLVGLSAQKDRYPAQISGGQKQRVGIARALASQPKVLLSDEATSALDPETTRSILDLLKRINRELGLTIVLITHQMEVIKQVCDRVAVLDAGRVVEEGRVIDVFLQPRHEVTRALIGDVIAQELPPALKARVAERLKTGSGHLLRLAFTGSGVDQPILSETIRRYELDFNILHGQIDEIQGQAFGSLAVLAGGEPGKVGQALAFLREQGVVVEELSYVE; this is encoded by the coding sequence ATGATCGAATTACGCAATCTGTCGCAGCGCTTCCCCGGCCCGAACGGCTGGGTCGAGGCGCTGCACAACGTCAACCTGACGATTCCCAAGGGCGAGGTGTTCGGCATCATCGGCCGCAGCGGCGCGGGCAAGAGCACGCTCGTGCGCACCATCAACCTGCTGACCCGGCCGACCGAAGGCAACGTCGTCGTCGGCGGGCGGGACCTCACGCTGCTGCCCACGCGCGACCTGCGCGAGGCGCGGCGCGAGATCGGCATGATCTTCCAGCACTTCAACCTGCTGTCGTCGCGCACGGTGTTCGACAACGTCGCGCTGCCGCTCGAGCTGGCCGGCGCGAGCCGCGCCGACATCGAGGCTGCGGTGCTGCCGCTGCTCGACCTCGTCGGGCTGTCCGCGCAGAAGGACCGCTACCCGGCGCAGATCAGCGGTGGCCAGAAGCAGCGCGTCGGCATTGCACGCGCGCTTGCGAGCCAGCCGAAAGTGCTGCTGTCCGACGAGGCGACGTCGGCGCTGGACCCCGAGACGACGCGTTCGATCCTCGACCTGCTGAAGCGCATCAATCGCGAGCTGGGTCTGACCATCGTGCTGATCACGCACCAGATGGAAGTGATCAAGCAGGTGTGCGATCGCGTCGCGGTGCTCGACGCCGGGCGCGTGGTCGAGGAAGGCCGGGTCATCGACGTGTTCCTGCAGCCGCGCCACGAAGTGACGCGCGCGCTGATCGGCGACGTGATCGCGCAGGAGCTGCCGCCCGCGCTGAAGGCGCGCGTCGCCGAGCGCCTCAAGACGGGCAGCGGCCATCTGCTGCGCCTCGCGTTCACGGGGTCGGGCGTCGACCAGCCGATCCTGTCGGAGACGATCCGCCGCTACGAGCTCGATTTCAACATCCTGCACGGCCAGATCGACGAGATCCAGGGCCAGGCGTTCGGTTCGCTCGCGGTGCTCGCGGGCGGCGAGCCGGGCAAGGTCGGACAGGCGCTCGCGTTCCTGCGCGAGCAAGGCGTGGTGGTGGAGGAGCTTTCGTATGTTGAGTGA
- a CDS encoding alpha/beta hydrolase → MTATTTPASAPAAASSGSPATRALRMGRLRTVDGLELASYRWPAGDGAAAPRATVALVHGLAEHAGRYDALAARLNAAGIDVLAVDLRGHGQSPGKRAWVERFDGYLNDADALVDEAARSGAPLFLMGHSMGGAVAALYAIERAAARGRAFAGLVLSSPALAPGRDVPRWMLAVSRFISRVWPTFPAIRIDAALLSRDPAVVAANRADPLVHHGAVPARTGAEILDAMARIEQGRGALRVPVLVYHGTEDKLAEPDGSRAFGARVGSPDRTLTLYEGGFHETMNDLERDRVIDALIAWLHARAPLR, encoded by the coding sequence ATGACCGCCACCACCACCCCGGCCTCCGCACCCGCCGCTGCGTCATCCGGGTCGCCCGCCACGCGCGCGCTGCGGATGGGGCGGCTGCGCACCGTCGACGGGCTGGAGCTGGCGTCGTACCGCTGGCCGGCCGGCGACGGCGCCGCTGCGCCGCGCGCGACGGTCGCGCTCGTGCACGGCCTCGCCGAGCATGCGGGGCGCTACGACGCGCTCGCGGCGCGCCTGAACGCGGCCGGCATCGACGTGCTGGCGGTCGACCTGCGCGGGCATGGCCAGTCGCCCGGCAAGCGCGCGTGGGTCGAACGGTTCGACGGCTACCTGAACGATGCCGACGCGCTCGTCGACGAAGCCGCGCGAAGCGGCGCGCCGCTGTTCCTGATGGGGCACAGCATGGGCGGCGCCGTCGCGGCGCTGTATGCGATCGAGCGCGCGGCGGCGCGCGGGCGCGCGTTCGCGGGCCTCGTGCTGTCGAGCCCGGCGCTCGCGCCGGGCCGCGACGTGCCGCGCTGGATGCTTGCGGTGAGCCGCTTCATCAGCCGCGTGTGGCCGACCTTCCCTGCGATCCGCATCGATGCGGCGCTGCTGTCGCGCGATCCGGCCGTCGTCGCGGCCAATCGCGCCGATCCGCTCGTGCATCACGGCGCGGTGCCCGCACGCACCGGCGCGGAAATCCTCGACGCGATGGCGCGCATCGAACAGGGCCGTGGCGCGCTGCGCGTGCCGGTGCTCGTCTACCACGGCACCGAGGACAAGCTGGCCGAGCCGGACGGCAGCCGCGCATTCGGCGCGCGCGTCGGCTCGCCCGACCGCACGCTCACCCTCTACGAAGGGGGCTTTCACGAAACGATGAACGACCTCGAGCGCGACCGGGTGATCGACGCGCTGATCGCGTGGCTGCACGCGCGCGCGCCGCTGCGCTGA
- a CDS encoding histone deacetylase family protein, which produces MATAFFTHPDCMLHEMGEWHPECPARLSAIQDQLIASRIDDLIAHETAPFASEVALARVHTQAHIDYIRGMAPADGYAEIDPDTLMNRNTWRAALRAAGAAIAATDAVIEGRYGNAFCSVRPPGHHAEPARAMGFCFFNNVAIAARHALDVHGLERVAIVDFDVHHGNGTEAAFANDARVLMCSFFQHPLYPFSGTEHQAPNMVNLPMPARSNGMAIREAVDMFWLPRLDAFKPQMLFVSAGFDAHREDDIGGLGLVEADFEWLTAQIVEIARRHAQGRIVSCLEGGYNLSALGRSVVAHLRVLAGI; this is translated from the coding sequence ATGGCAACCGCCTTCTTTACGCACCCCGACTGCATGCTGCACGAGATGGGGGAATGGCATCCGGAGTGTCCGGCACGCCTGTCGGCGATCCAGGACCAGCTGATCGCGAGCCGCATCGACGACCTGATCGCGCACGAGACCGCGCCGTTCGCGAGCGAAGTGGCGCTCGCGCGCGTGCACACGCAGGCGCATATCGACTACATCCGCGGCATGGCGCCGGCCGACGGCTATGCCGAGATCGATCCCGACACGCTGATGAATCGCAATACGTGGCGCGCGGCGCTGCGCGCGGCCGGCGCCGCGATCGCGGCGACCGACGCGGTGATCGAGGGGCGCTACGGCAATGCGTTCTGCAGCGTGCGACCGCCCGGCCATCACGCGGAGCCGGCGCGCGCGATGGGCTTCTGCTTTTTCAACAACGTCGCGATCGCGGCGCGGCATGCGCTCGACGTGCACGGCCTCGAGCGCGTCGCGATCGTCGACTTCGACGTGCATCACGGCAACGGCACCGAAGCCGCGTTCGCGAACGACGCGCGCGTGCTGATGTGCAGCTTCTTCCAGCACCCGCTGTATCCGTTCTCGGGCACCGAGCATCAGGCGCCGAACATGGTCAACCTGCCGATGCCGGCGCGCAGCAACGGGATGGCGATCCGCGAGGCGGTCGACATGTTCTGGCTGCCGCGCCTCGATGCGTTCAAGCCGCAGATGCTGTTCGTGTCCGCGGGCTTCGACGCGCATCGCGAGGACGACATCGGCGGCCTCGGTCTCGTCGAGGCGGACTTCGAATGGCTGACCGCGCAGATCGTCGAGATCGCGCGCCGTCACGCGCAGGGCCGCATCGTCAGCTGCCTCGAGGGCGGCTACAACCTGTCCGCGCTCGGGCGCAGCGTCGTCGCGCACCTGCGCGTGCTGGCCGGCATCTGA
- the mltB gene encoding lytic murein transglycosylase B: MNYKKPAAPFSAPYRVRLPLVAIALAAALSAAPAGAQTQPAASAGTRVAQAQPQQPTPQGQTFEEEIVPQRYANNAQVDAFIDEIASRHDFDPASLRALFGRVSYSATAVKLVKPAPSPTVKNWRVYRSRFIEPIRINAGVKFWKANMATLQRASEEFGVPPEVIVGIIGVETIYGRYMGNFRVLDALTTLTFDYPDTPNRDSRQATFRKNLEDFLVWTRDSQLDPTTVLGSYTGAIGIPQFLPSSIREYAVDYEGNGHVDLRNSPADAIGSVANYLKQHGWENNRPVVWQIAPDIGSQGIAQAAADGQPEPHWTLSQLLRAGLTLNEPSIDIAAEADTPVTVVDLPSPGRATEYLLGLKNFYVLTRYNRSFFYALAVYQLGESVKAQMEATGALRPAAANPPQAAQ; this comes from the coding sequence ATGAATTACAAGAAGCCTGCCGCACCCTTCTCCGCGCCGTACCGCGTTCGCCTCCCACTCGTTGCCATCGCCCTCGCCGCCGCGCTGTCCGCCGCGCCGGCCGGCGCGCAAACGCAACCGGCGGCGTCCGCCGGCACGCGTGTCGCGCAGGCCCAGCCGCAACAGCCGACGCCGCAAGGCCAGACCTTCGAGGAAGAGATCGTCCCGCAGCGTTATGCGAACAACGCGCAGGTCGATGCATTCATCGACGAGATCGCGAGCCGCCACGACTTCGATCCGGCCAGCCTGCGCGCGCTGTTCGGGCGCGTGAGCTACTCGGCGACCGCGGTCAAGCTCGTGAAGCCCGCGCCGTCGCCGACGGTGAAGAACTGGCGCGTGTATCGCTCGCGCTTCATCGAGCCGATCCGCATCAACGCGGGCGTGAAGTTCTGGAAAGCGAACATGGCGACGCTGCAGCGCGCATCCGAGGAATTCGGCGTGCCGCCGGAGGTGATCGTCGGCATCATCGGCGTCGAGACGATCTACGGCCGCTACATGGGCAACTTCCGCGTGCTCGACGCGCTGACGACACTCACCTTCGATTATCCGGACACGCCGAATCGCGACAGCCGCCAGGCGACGTTCCGCAAGAACCTCGAGGACTTCCTCGTCTGGACGCGCGACAGCCAGCTCGACCCGACGACCGTGCTCGGCTCGTACACGGGCGCGATCGGCATCCCGCAGTTCCTGCCGAGCAGCATCCGCGAATACGCGGTCGACTACGAAGGCAACGGCCACGTCGACCTGCGCAACAGCCCGGCCGACGCGATCGGCAGCGTCGCGAACTACCTGAAGCAGCACGGCTGGGAAAACAATCGCCCGGTGGTCTGGCAGATCGCGCCCGACATCGGCAGCCAGGGCATCGCGCAGGCCGCCGCGGACGGGCAGCCGGAACCGCACTGGACGCTGTCGCAGTTGTTGCGCGCGGGCCTGACGCTCAACGAGCCGTCGATCGACATCGCCGCCGAGGCGGACACGCCGGTCACCGTGGTTGATCTGCCGTCGCCGGGACGCGCGACCGAATACCTGCTCGGCCTCAAGAATTTCTACGTGCTGACGCGCTACAACCGCAGCTTCTTCTATGCGCTCGCGGTCTACCAACTCGGCGAGAGCGTGAAGGCGCAGATGGAAGCGACCGGCGCGCTCAGGCCCGCCGCCGCGAACCCGCCGCAGGCCGCGCAGTAA
- the cysM gene encoding cysteine synthase CysM, protein MAYKTIEDTIGNTPLVQLVRLPDDEIRARNNVILAKLEGNNPAGSVKDRPALSMIRKAEARNRIKPGDTLIEATSGNTGIALAMAAAIRGYKMVLIMPEDLSVERRQSMAAYGAEIILTPVKGGMELARDLAEQMQREGKGVILDQFANIDNPLAHYEATGPEIWRDTEGRITHFVSAMGTTGTIMGVSQYLKEQNPKIEIVGAQPEEGSRIPGIRKWPEAYLPKIFDRSRVDRVESVGQAASEAMARKLAAVEGIFAGISSGGACEVAMRIARQVENATIVFIICDRGDRYLSTGVFPA, encoded by the coding sequence ATGGCTTACAAAACTATCGAAGACACGATCGGCAACACGCCGCTGGTGCAACTGGTCCGCCTGCCGGACGACGAGATTCGCGCGCGCAACAACGTGATTCTCGCGAAGCTGGAAGGCAACAACCCGGCGGGGTCCGTGAAGGACCGCCCGGCGCTGTCGATGATCCGCAAGGCCGAGGCGCGCAACCGCATCAAGCCGGGCGATACGCTGATCGAGGCGACGAGCGGCAACACGGGCATCGCGCTCGCGATGGCCGCGGCGATCCGCGGCTACAAGATGGTGCTGATCATGCCGGAGGACCTGTCGGTCGAACGCCGCCAGAGCATGGCGGCCTATGGCGCGGAAATCATCCTCACGCCGGTCAAGGGCGGGATGGAGCTGGCGCGCGATCTCGCGGAGCAGATGCAGCGCGAAGGCAAGGGCGTGATCCTCGACCAGTTCGCGAACATCGACAACCCGCTCGCGCACTATGAAGCGACGGGCCCGGAAATCTGGCGCGACACCGAAGGCCGCATCACGCACTTCGTGTCGGCGATGGGCACGACCGGCACGATCATGGGCGTGTCGCAGTATCTGAAGGAGCAGAACCCGAAGATCGAGATCGTCGGCGCGCAACCGGAAGAGGGCTCGCGCATCCCGGGCATCCGCAAGTGGCCGGAAGCCTATCTGCCGAAGATTTTCGATCGCAGCCGCGTCGACCGCGTCGAGAGCGTGGGCCAGGCGGCGTCCGAAGCGATGGCGCGCAAGCTTGCGGCCGTCGAAGGCATCTTCGCCGGCATTTCGTCGGGCGGCGCGTGCGAGGTCGCGATGCGCATCGCGCGCCAGGTCGAGAACGCGACGATCGTGTTCATCATCTGCGACCGCGGCGACCGCTATCTGTCGACGGGCGTATTTCCCGCGTAA
- a CDS encoding ComEA family DNA-binding protein: MIKQWFAAAALLGAIASAWAAVDVNTAGEDVLIGIKGIGPARAKAILDERSAHGPFKNADDLAARVKGMGGHTVERLQREGLTVGAAGAGAAPAAAKPAAAPATTPAKPAAARTAQK, from the coding sequence ATGATCAAGCAATGGTTCGCTGCGGCGGCCCTGCTCGGCGCGATCGCGTCGGCGTGGGCGGCTGTCGACGTCAATACCGCGGGCGAGGATGTGCTCATCGGCATCAAGGGCATCGGGCCCGCGAGAGCCAAGGCGATCCTCGACGAACGCAGCGCGCACGGTCCGTTCAAGAACGCCGACGACCTCGCGGCGCGCGTGAAGGGCATGGGCGGTCACACGGTCGAGCGGCTGCAGCGCGAAGGGCTGACGGTCGGCGCGGCCGGCGCAGGCGCCGCACCTGCGGCCGCCAAGCCTGCGGCCGCGCCGGCGACGACGCCGGCCAAACCGGCCGCGGCGCGCACCGCCCAGAAATAG
- the rfaD gene encoding ADP-glyceromanno-heptose 6-epimerase, with product MTLIVTGAAGFIGANLVKALNERGETRIIAVDNLTRADKFRNLVDCEIDDYLDKTEFVERFARGDFGKVRAVFHEGACSDTMEHDGRYMMDNNFRYSRAVLDACLAQGAQFLYASSAATYGGSTRFVEEREVEAPLNVYGYSKFLFDQVVRRVLPSAKSQIAGFRYFNVYGPRETHKGRMASVAFHNFNQFRAEGKVKLFGEYNGYAPGEQTRDFVSVEDVAKVNLFFFDHPEKSGIFNLGTGRAQPFNDVATSVVNTLRALDNLPPLTLAQQVEQGLIEYVPFPDALRGKYQCYTQADQTKLRAAGYDAPFLTVQEGVDRYVRWLSGQV from the coding sequence ATGACCCTCATCGTCACCGGCGCAGCCGGTTTCATCGGCGCGAACCTCGTCAAGGCGCTCAACGAGCGCGGCGAGACGCGCATCATCGCGGTCGACAATCTGACGCGCGCCGACAAGTTCCGGAATCTCGTCGATTGCGAGATCGACGACTATCTCGACAAGACCGAATTCGTCGAGCGCTTCGCGCGCGGCGACTTCGGCAAGGTGCGCGCGGTGTTCCACGAAGGCGCGTGTTCCGACACGATGGAACACGACGGCCGCTACATGATGGACAACAACTTCCGCTACAGCCGCGCGGTGCTCGACGCGTGCCTCGCACAGGGCGCGCAGTTCCTGTACGCGTCGTCGGCGGCGACCTACGGCGGCTCGACGCGCTTCGTCGAGGAGCGCGAGGTCGAGGCGCCGCTCAACGTCTACGGCTATTCGAAGTTCCTGTTCGACCAGGTGGTCCGCCGCGTGCTGCCGAGCGCGAAGAGCCAGATCGCCGGCTTCCGCTACTTCAACGTGTACGGCCCGCGCGAGACGCACAAGGGCCGCATGGCGTCGGTCGCGTTCCACAACTTCAACCAGTTCCGCGCGGAAGGCAAGGTCAAGCTGTTCGGCGAATACAACGGCTACGCGCCGGGCGAGCAGACGCGCGACTTCGTGTCGGTCGAGGACGTCGCGAAGGTCAACCTGTTCTTCTTCGATCATCCGGAGAAGTCGGGCATCTTCAACCTCGGCACGGGCCGCGCGCAGCCGTTCAACGACGTCGCGACGTCGGTGGTCAACACGCTGCGTGCGCTCGACAACCTGCCGCCGCTGACGCTCGCGCAGCAGGTCGAGCAGGGCCTGATCGAATACGTGCCGTTCCCGGACGCGCTGCGCGGCAAGTACCAGTGCTACACGCAGGCGGACCAGACGAAGCTGCGCGCGGCCGGCTACGATGCGCCGTTCCTGACGGTGCAGGAAGGCGTCGACCGCTACGTACGTTGGCTGTCCGGCCAGGTTTAA
- the rfaE1 gene encoding D-glycero-beta-D-manno-heptose-7-phosphate kinase produces the protein MSAPREAAPVPREQLAGSRVLVVGDVMLDRYWFGNVDRISPEAPVPVVHVQRQEERLGGAANVARNAVTLGGQAGLLCVVGCDEPGERIVELLGTSGVTPHLERDPSLPTTIKLRVLARQQQLLRVDFEATPTHEVLLAGLARFDALLPQHDVILMSDYAKGGLTHVTTMIAKARAAGKPVLVDPKGDDWERYRGASLITPNRAELREVVGQWKSEDDLRDRVAKLRASLGIDALLLTRSEEGMTLFSDAGELHAPALAREVFDVSGAGDTVIATVATMLGAGVPLVDAVVLANRAAGIVVGKLGTATVDYDELFH, from the coding sequence ATGAGCGCCCCGCGCGAAGCGGCCCCGGTGCCGCGCGAACAACTGGCGGGCTCGCGCGTGCTGGTCGTCGGCGACGTGATGCTCGATCGCTACTGGTTCGGCAACGTCGACCGCATTTCGCCCGAGGCGCCGGTGCCGGTCGTGCACGTGCAGCGCCAGGAAGAGCGGCTCGGCGGCGCGGCGAACGTCGCGCGCAACGCGGTGACGCTCGGCGGCCAGGCGGGGCTCCTGTGCGTGGTCGGCTGCGACGAGCCGGGCGAGCGGATCGTCGAGCTGCTCGGCACGAGCGGCGTGACGCCGCATCTCGAGCGCGACCCGTCGTTGCCGACGACGATCAAGCTGCGCGTGCTCGCACGCCAGCAGCAGCTGCTGCGCGTCGATTTCGAGGCGACGCCGACCCACGAGGTGCTGCTGGCGGGTCTCGCGCGTTTCGACGCGCTGCTGCCGCAGCACGACGTGATCCTGATGTCGGATTACGCGAAGGGCGGCCTCACGCACGTGACGACGATGATCGCGAAGGCGCGCGCGGCCGGCAAGCCCGTGCTCGTCGATCCGAAAGGCGACGACTGGGAGCGGTATCGCGGCGCATCGCTGATCACGCCGAACCGTGCCGAGCTGCGCGAGGTCGTCGGGCAATGGAAGTCGGAAGACGACCTGCGCGACCGGGTCGCGAAGCTGCGTGCGTCGCTGGGCATCGACGCGCTCCTGCTCACGCGTTCGGAGGAGGGCATGACGCTGTTCTCCGACGCAGGCGAGCTGCACGCGCCGGCGCTGGCGCGCGAAGTGTTCGACGTGTCCGGCGCGGGCGATACGGTGATCGCGACGGTCGCGACGATGCTCGGCGCGGGCGTGCCGCTCGTCGACGCGGTCGTGCTGGCAAATCGCGCGGCGGGGATCGTGGTCGGCAAGCTGGGTACGGCCACGGTCGACTACGACGAACTGTTTCATTGA